The following are encoded together in the Lactuca sativa cultivar Salinas chromosome 1, Lsat_Salinas_v11, whole genome shotgun sequence genome:
- the LOC111878957 gene encoding protein LNK2 has product MFEWEGEELANIIWGKTGENEDHIVPYPDETYEITPELYEENRKVSPFNATKLDLEHKDEKAQVDSNFVDYGWTNVGSFDDLDRILSNNDLVYENTNISSMESPSLHIKDVNTNLELMECSEGKNGKSASSNNAQRIGMPDENGIGIRIGIGIGIKKACDPWFSLGNEGKEFERGYTQHIKIPSSMSRNQETEYKKSPCGYKSIMGNQQFESGSSSLMMPLSMMTPQEKIEKLRRRQQMRALFAICKQQQEFRQNSSFTSCSNESQIDESLNTLVMNTNSLEDAILHQLQNVVSTLGIQIRLCIRDSLFRLAQNALERKYAISSNEQVPNVVTQERLGETKSSSRKPEGETKTNPIDRIVAHLLFHRPPKLSGEHLQSQG; this is encoded by the exons ATGTTTGAGTGGGAAGGCGAAGAG cttGCGAATATCATATGGGGAAAAACAGGTGAAAATGAAGATCACATTGTGCCATATCCTGATGAAACTTATGAGATAACTCCAGAGCTATATGAGGAAAACAGAAAGGTGTCTCCATTTAATGCTACAAAACTGGATCTTGAACACAAAG ATGAAAAGGCTCAAGTAGATAGTAATTTTGTTGATTATGGTTGGACAAATGTGGGGAGCTTTGATGATCTTGATAGAATATTAAG CAACAATGACTTGGTGTATGAAAACACAAACATTTCATCTATGGAATCTCCAAGTTTGCATATAAAAGATGTAAACACAAATTTGGAGCTGATGGAATGCAGTGAGGGCAAAAATGGAAAG TCAGCTTCTTCAAATAACGCACAAAGAATTGGAATGCCAGATGAAAACGGAATCGGAATCAGAATcggaatcggaatcggaatcAAAAAG GCATGTGATCCTTGGTTTTCTCTTGGAAATGAAGGTAAAGAATTTGAAAGAGGGTATACACAACATATCAAAATACCTTCTTCAATGTCTAGAAATCAAGAAACTGAATACAAGAAGTCTCCTTGTGGTTATAAAAGCATAATGGGAAATCAACAATTTGAATCTGGAAGCTCTTCTTTGATGATGCCTTTGAGTATGATGACACCTCAAGAAAAGATTGAAAAACTAAGGAGGCGTCAACAAATGAGGGCATTGTTTGCTATATGTAAACAACAACAAGAGTTTAGACAAAATTCAAGTTTCACAAGTTGTTCAAATGAAAGCCAAATTGATGAAAGTTTGAACACTCTTGTGATGAACACAAATTCATTGGAAGATGCCATTTTACATCAACTACAAAATGTTGTTTCAACG TTAGGCATTCAAATAAGGCTTTGTATAAGAGATAGTTTGTTTCGATTGGCTCAAAATGCATTGGAGAGGAAATATGCAATTAGTTCAAATGAACAAGTACCAAATGTTGTCACTCAAGAAAGATTAGGTGAAACAAAGAG CTCATCAAGAAAGCCTGAAGGAGAGACAAAGACAAATCCAATCGACCGCATTGTGGCTCATTTGCTTTTTCATAGGCCACCCAAGTTATCCGGAGAACATCTTCAGTCACAAGG CTGA